Proteins encoded in a region of the Stieleria neptunia genome:
- a CDS encoding DUF58 domain-containing protein, which produces MTPASHPQSNNTGTLGAVEPLDARKFMIAVKRLADSLSYGTDRSPFLGSGLEFAQSRIYEPGDPVKLIDWRVTARTGKLFVKEYETPKRMPVYLVVDTSASMVISSYRKSKYEIAVQVAGALALACLDRISPVGILGAGSKALHVPPSLSKDRVMQWLHMLRTYRHDESTELGKRLVELGPSLPNRVMLIVISDLHDPSSLPIIKRLGQRHDCCVLQMRDPAEEQLRRTGFYRGREAESGRVFIGHGRSRLLDPTAAKEALRRAGVDHLLLETDQPIAIRLRQFFAARGLLGKGAR; this is translated from the coding sequence ATGACTCCAGCGAGTCACCCCCAATCGAACAACACCGGCACGCTCGGCGCGGTCGAGCCGTTGGACGCGCGGAAGTTCATGATTGCCGTCAAGCGGTTGGCCGACTCTTTGAGCTACGGCACAGACCGTTCGCCGTTTTTGGGCTCGGGATTGGAGTTCGCCCAGTCGCGCATTTACGAACCCGGCGATCCGGTCAAGCTGATCGATTGGCGGGTCACCGCGCGAACGGGCAAGTTATTCGTCAAAGAGTACGAGACGCCCAAGCGGATGCCGGTGTATCTGGTGGTCGACACGTCGGCCTCGATGGTCATCTCCAGTTATCGCAAGAGCAAATACGAAATTGCCGTTCAGGTCGCCGGGGCGCTGGCGCTGGCATGTCTGGACCGAATCAGCCCCGTCGGGATCTTGGGCGCAGGGAGCAAGGCGTTGCATGTCCCGCCGTCGCTCTCGAAGGATCGTGTGATGCAATGGCTCCACATGCTCAGAACGTATCGTCACGACGAGTCGACGGAGCTGGGAAAGCGTCTGGTCGAACTCGGGCCGAGTTTGCCCAATCGTGTGATGTTGATCGTGATCAGTGACCTGCACGATCCGTCGTCGCTGCCGATCATCAAACGGCTCGGTCAACGACACGATTGCTGTGTCTTGCAAATGCGTGATCCGGCCGAAGAACAGCTGCGTCGGACCGGCTTCTATCGCGGACGCGAAGCGGAGAGCGGTCGCGTCTTTATCGGCCACGGCCGCTCCCGGTTGCTCGATCCGACGGCCGCAAAAGAGGCGCTTCGCCGCGCCGGCGTCGACCATCTGTTGTTGGAGACGGATCAGCCGATCGCGATCCGGTTACGGCAATTCTTTGCCGCACGCGGACTACTCGGGAAGGGAGCTCGATGA
- a CDS encoding Rrf2 family transcriptional regulator codes for MKRDSKLSGVLHILLHMAELEAPVTSEDLSKMMDTSPVVVRRLMAGLREQGYVRSEKGHGGGWTVACNLAKVTLLDIYKAVGSPSLLAIGNRTESPGCLVEQSVNAALGRAFDEAEQRLLRRLGEVTLASLSADCHKRLKAKGISFEAKRNAHGI; via the coding sequence ATGAAACGAGATAGCAAGCTTTCCGGTGTGCTGCACATCTTGCTGCACATGGCGGAGTTGGAAGCGCCGGTCACTTCCGAGGATCTGTCGAAAATGATGGACACCAGTCCAGTTGTGGTGCGTCGGTTGATGGCAGGGCTGCGCGAGCAGGGCTACGTGCGTAGCGAGAAGGGGCATGGTGGCGGTTGGACTGTGGCTTGCAACCTTGCCAAAGTCACTCTACTGGACATCTACAAAGCAGTCGGGAGTCCGTCACTGTTGGCGATCGGCAATCGCACCGAATCGCCTGGTTGCCTGGTGGAGCAATCCGTGAACGCGGCACTGGGCAGGGCATTTGATGAAGCCGAGCAACGACTGCTGCGGCGACTGGGCGAAGTGACACTCGCTTCGCTGAGCGCCGATTGTCACAAACGACTTAAAGCCAAAGGGATCTCATTTGAGGCGAAACGGAATGCACATGGCATCTAG
- a CDS encoding vWA domain-containing protein yields MIVGFTQPLILLLLILPITLLAWMWRRSGREVALPIDHGVQPEGRGLRRLINVFESMPPLLLGVAIFLLAGPQTSGAPRTRRALSNIEFCVDISGSMTASFGDQTRYEASMQAINEFVSYREGDAFGLTFFSDETLQWVPLTTDTSAFEYALPFMDPRRRLPQGLGGGTRIGKGLEACRKTLLEREQGDRMIILISDGSSADLYGGRDAEIAKTLKSDGIIVYDVHVAPGDVPEQIVNIAYITGGEVFSPGDDEALAAVFQRIDSMQKTKLERVAAETHDQFLPPAIAGLSLLGCLIIGSYGLRYTPW; encoded by the coding sequence ATGATCGTCGGATTCACTCAACCGTTGATACTTCTGTTGCTGATCTTGCCGATCACGCTGCTGGCATGGATGTGGCGCCGCTCGGGGCGTGAAGTTGCGTTGCCGATCGATCACGGGGTTCAACCTGAGGGGCGGGGGCTTCGACGCTTGATCAACGTCTTCGAATCAATGCCACCGCTATTGCTCGGGGTGGCGATTTTCTTGTTGGCCGGACCGCAAACGTCCGGAGCGCCGCGAACCAGGCGGGCACTTTCGAACATCGAGTTCTGCGTCGACATCTCGGGCAGCATGACGGCCTCGTTCGGTGATCAAACTCGATACGAAGCTTCGATGCAGGCGATCAATGAATTCGTCAGCTACCGCGAAGGTGACGCGTTCGGGTTGACGTTTTTCAGCGACGAAACGTTGCAGTGGGTGCCATTGACCACCGACACGTCCGCGTTCGAATACGCACTGCCGTTCATGGATCCCAGGCGTCGGTTGCCGCAAGGTTTGGGGGGCGGAACGCGAATCGGCAAAGGGCTGGAGGCTTGCCGGAAGACACTGCTCGAGCGTGAGCAGGGTGACCGAATGATCATCTTGATCTCCGACGGTTCGAGTGCGGACCTCTACGGAGGCCGCGATGCCGAAATCGCCAAGACACTTAAGAGCGACGGGATCATCGTGTACGACGTGCATGTCGCCCCGGGTGATGTGCCGGAGCAGATCGTGAACATCGCCTACATCACCGGTGGAGAAGTCTTTTCGCCGGGTGACGACGAAGCACTTGCGGCGGTCTTCCAGCGAATCGACTCGATGCAGAAAACGAAACTTGAGCGCGTGGCGGCGGAAACCCACGATCAGTTCTTGCCGCCCGCCATCGCGGGGTTGTCCTTGTTGGGTTGCTTGATCATCGGATCCTACGGCTTAAGGTACACGCCGTGGTAG
- a CDS encoding ISAzo13 family transposase, with protein sequence MSVRVGGDPDEPDVVYTNLASTEMAEKAAEAGTPVSDKTVSAWLNSLKIGFRKMIKTISGGLSADREQQFDLIAGHVESYQAAGNPVFSIDTKSKEFLGRLYRAGRIRTTEPIEAFDHDFPSWADGVVIPHGIYDIGRNAGHVNIGLSHETSRFATDSLKWYWNRIGKRCYPDTNSILLLCDCGGSNSASKYIFKHYLQKLVDTIGIEIRVAHYPSYCSKYNPIERRFFPHLGRACSGMLFDKLETVVKLMRNTSTRTGLRTTVNVLRGLYETGENATATMKAALRTVFDEQIPRWNYRFSPINRH encoded by the coding sequence TTGAGCGTTCGTGTTGGAGGCGATCCTGATGAGCCCGACGTGGTTTACACAAACCTGGCCTCCACTGAAATGGCTGAGAAGGCGGCCGAGGCCGGCACCCCTGTGAGCGACAAGACGGTCTCCGCTTGGCTGAATAGCTTGAAGATCGGTTTTCGAAAAATGATCAAAACTATTTCCGGTGGCTTGTCAGCGGATCGCGAGCAGCAGTTTGATCTCATCGCAGGACATGTGGAGAGCTATCAGGCTGCCGGCAATCCGGTCTTTTCGATCGACACAAAAAGCAAAGAATTCCTGGGCCGTCTTTACCGGGCCGGTCGCATTCGCACCACAGAGCCCATTGAAGCGTTCGACCACGACTTTCCGAGTTGGGCTGATGGCGTTGTGATTCCTCACGGAATCTACGACATCGGACGAAATGCTGGGCACGTCAACATTGGACTCTCTCACGAGACGAGTCGCTTCGCGACCGATAGCCTCAAATGGTACTGGAACCGGATAGGGAAACGTTGTTATCCGGATACCAATTCCATTTTGCTATTGTGCGATTGCGGCGGTAGCAACTCAGCTTCAAAATACATCTTCAAGCACTACCTTCAAAAGTTGGTCGACACGATCGGCATCGAAATTCGGGTAGCCCACTATCCAAGCTACTGTTCAAAATACAATCCGATTGAACGCCGTTTTTTTCCGCATCTTGGACGTGCTTGCTCCGGGATGCTTTTCGATAAGTTGGAAACAGTTGTCAAGTTGATGCGGAACACATCGACTCGGACCGGCCTTCGCACTACGGTCAACGTCTTGCGAGGGTTGTACGAGACGGGTGAGAACGCGACCGCAACAATGAAAGCAGCTCTGCGTACAGTTTTTGACGAACAAATACCGAGATGGAACTATCGATTCTCGCCAATTAACCGACACTAA
- a CDS encoding helix-hairpin-helix domain-containing protein, with amino-acid sequence MPKRKKALDESLCPITSDPKKRLASDTQTDAIKANFPAGIARPALRALVAAGFTTLEQLTTVTKDELSELHGMGPKAVNTLHAGLLANGLDFRNPSERN; translated from the coding sequence ATGCCCAAACGCAAAAAAGCGCTCGACGAAAGCCTCTGCCCGATTACCAGCGACCCAAAAAAGCGCCTGGCGAGCGATACACAAACCGACGCCATCAAAGCGAACTTTCCGGCGGGCATTGCTCGCCCTGCGCTGCGCGCTTTGGTAGCGGCCGGTTTCACAACTTTGGAACAACTGACCACGGTCACGAAAGACGAATTGTCCGAACTGCATGGGATGGGACCGAAAGCTGTGAATACGCTTCATGCTGGATTACTGGCAAATGGCCTCGATTTTCGCAACCCATCGGAACGGAACTGA
- a CDS encoding class I SAM-dependent methyltransferase: protein MATLLLTERVGSNGRILVVGAGGGLELKVFAGAKPSWTFDGVDPSPAMLELARQILGPHVSRVALHEGKVDVAPEGPFDAATCLLTMHFADLDERKQMLAAIRGRLKPNAPFITLQLSFSQADGAREQWLARYAAYVVSSGVDPQNASQASEAIASHLTILDPQQDEVLLREAGFSDVSLFYAGLAFRGWVSYA, encoded by the coding sequence ATGGCAACGCTATTGCTCACCGAACGTGTCGGCAGTAACGGCCGTATTCTCGTTGTCGGAGCTGGCGGCGGACTGGAGCTAAAAGTCTTTGCAGGCGCCAAACCGAGCTGGACGTTTGATGGCGTCGATCCTTCTCCAGCCATGTTGGAACTTGCCAGGCAAATCCTTGGTCCGCATGTCTCGCGAGTCGCACTTCACGAGGGCAAAGTCGACGTCGCACCGGAAGGGCCGTTTGACGCAGCGACTTGCCTTTTGACCATGCACTTTGCCGACCTTGATGAGCGCAAACAAATGCTGGCTGCCATTCGTGGGCGACTTAAACCAAACGCCCCGTTTATCACACTCCAATTGAGTTTTTCCCAAGCAGACGGCGCTCGAGAACAGTGGCTTGCTCGCTACGCAGCTTATGTGGTGAGTTCCGGTGTCGATCCGCAAAACGCATCGCAGGCAAGTGAGGCAATCGCCTCGCATCTCACGATTCTCGATCCACAGCAAGACGAGGTGCTGTTGCGAGAAGCGGGGTTTTCCGACGTGAGTTTGTTCTATGCCGGGTTGGCTTTTCGAGGGTGGGTGTCCTATGCGTGA
- a CDS encoding vWA domain-containing protein, protein MVVEGITLFTFAMMLIAEVVHFRRCARLAPLAFGPSASPRPWAKLAPGIRLLSAVAVAWGVSTLLVVQPKSFRPEGEVQPGKEQHLLIVLDVSPSMRLEDAGPTGKQSRKERGRDLMRSLFERLTTEQYRVSAIAVYNGAKPVVVDSKDLNVIDGVLGDLPLFQAFESGKTRLLDGLREAAEIAKPWNPGSATVILLSDGDTVPPQGMPSMPASVASVLVVGVGDPSQGSFIDGRQSKQDTFMLRQIATRLRGAYHDGNKRHLPSELVAGIALRGVQNQKEPWTRREYALMATAIGSFLLAVLPWLLEHFGTTYRPGVR, encoded by the coding sequence GTGGTAGTCGAAGGGATCACGCTGTTCACGTTTGCGATGATGTTGATCGCCGAAGTCGTGCATTTTCGACGCTGCGCTCGATTGGCACCCCTGGCGTTCGGCCCGTCCGCGTCGCCCCGTCCATGGGCGAAGCTGGCACCCGGGATACGACTGCTTTCGGCGGTCGCGGTCGCATGGGGGGTCAGTACGCTGTTGGTCGTGCAGCCGAAATCGTTCCGCCCCGAGGGTGAAGTGCAACCGGGCAAGGAGCAGCACTTGTTGATCGTGTTGGACGTTTCGCCCAGCATGCGGCTGGAGGATGCCGGGCCGACCGGGAAACAATCGCGAAAAGAGCGCGGACGTGACTTGATGCGGTCGCTGTTCGAACGATTGACCACCGAGCAGTACCGTGTTTCTGCGATCGCGGTCTACAACGGTGCCAAACCGGTGGTGGTCGATTCCAAGGACTTGAACGTCATCGACGGCGTGCTCGGCGATTTGCCACTGTTCCAAGCGTTCGAATCCGGCAAGACTCGTTTATTGGATGGGCTGCGGGAAGCGGCCGAAATCGCCAAGCCATGGAATCCGGGCAGCGCCACGGTGATCCTGCTGTCCGACGGCGATACGGTTCCGCCTCAAGGCATGCCGTCGATGCCGGCCTCGGTCGCCAGCGTACTGGTCGTCGGTGTCGGCGATCCGTCCCAAGGCTCGTTCATCGACGGCCGGCAATCCAAACAAGACACGTTCATGCTGCGTCAGATCGCGACTCGATTACGCGGCGCCTACCACGACGGAAACAAGCGACATTTGCCGTCGGAGCTGGTCGCCGGAATCGCCCTGCGAGGTGTCCAGAACCAGAAAGAACCCTGGACGCGACGCGAATATGCCCTGATGGCGACCGCAATCGGCAGTTTTTTGCTCGCGGTGCTGCCCTGGCTACTTGAACACTTTGGCACAACGTACCGACCTGGCGTACGATAG
- a CDS encoding alpha/beta fold hydrolase translates to MAAAASTIGSDDAFGQNPHDTTCRLADGRSLGYRIYGSLTDFPVLYFHGTPGSRLEATLLAPFCHANGVCLIAVDRPGMGRSTFSHGHSHTSWPSDVVRLIDQLEQSTSFDRFGILAMSGGTSFALACAAMLPERISATAIVSPRTPGAPGVPKGVLDNALQQAATYPRLAEGVLRRQLRRSRRNPNVMPSQFKKFSAVDRNYIRRNGTVLRQAVAEASRCGTQGIVHDMALIRWPWRICLARIGIPVGLWIGSCDYSALPETLRFLQRNIPDSRATTVLGEGHFSIIDQAVAPAAIWLKSNSV, encoded by the coding sequence ATGGCGGCTGCCGCGTCGACGATAGGGTCAGACGATGCTTTTGGACAAAATCCGCATGATACGACATGTCGGCTTGCCGATGGCCGAAGCCTCGGGTACCGAATCTATGGTTCATTAACGGATTTTCCGGTTCTCTATTTCCACGGAACACCGGGCTCACGTTTGGAGGCGACGCTGCTTGCTCCGTTTTGTCATGCCAACGGAGTCTGCCTCATCGCTGTCGACCGCCCGGGGATGGGAAGGTCCACTTTTTCGCACGGGCATAGCCATACGAGTTGGCCCAGCGATGTTGTTCGGTTGATCGACCAGCTTGAGCAATCGACATCTTTCGATCGATTCGGCATTCTGGCGATGTCTGGCGGGACATCGTTCGCGCTCGCCTGTGCCGCAATGTTGCCGGAGCGGATTTCTGCGACCGCAATTGTTTCGCCACGCACGCCCGGTGCGCCGGGGGTGCCCAAGGGCGTGCTGGACAATGCACTGCAGCAGGCGGCGACGTATCCGCGGTTGGCAGAAGGTGTCTTGCGACGCCAGTTACGACGAAGCCGACGAAATCCGAATGTGATGCCGTCGCAATTCAAGAAATTTTCCGCGGTGGATCGCAATTATATCCGGCGCAACGGGACCGTGCTTCGTCAGGCGGTCGCCGAAGCATCTCGCTGTGGTACGCAAGGCATCGTCCACGATATGGCGTTGATACGTTGGCCATGGCGAATCTGTCTCGCTCGCATCGGCATTCCCGTAGGGCTGTGGATCGGAAGCTGCGACTACTCCGCTCTGCCCGAGACGCTGCGTTTTCTGCAGCGGAACATTCCCGACAGTCGGGCAACAACGGTGCTTGGGGAGGGCCATTTCTCGATCATCGACCAAGCAGTTGCTCCCGCGGCGATTTGGCTGAAATCAAATTCGGTGTGA
- a CDS encoding SRPBCC domain-containing protein, producing the protein MTKTITLRTVGCGTEIEILHEGLPAAIPAEMCYLGWQESLLQLARLVDADIPDGG; encoded by the coding sequence ATGACCAAGACCATTACTTTGAGAACCGTAGGCTGCGGCACCGAGATCGAGATTCTGCACGAAGGACTTCCTGCGGCGATCCCGGCGGAGATGTGTTATCTCGGCTGGCAGGAGTCGTTGTTGCAGCTTGCCAGGTTGGTCGATGCGGATATCCCCGATGGCGGCTGA
- a CDS encoding NAD-dependent epimerase/dehydratase family protein: protein MVPAVLTGSSGWLGRFLAPRLRRDGHEVVGLDVVDGKDTTVVGSVFDRSLIDRIFTDNDITTVVHCGALHKPDIARYSARAFVDVNVGMSGFFGSPFHAFGTSQRADDAKACRAKRV, encoded by the coding sequence ATTGTTCCGGCGGTCCTTACCGGGTCGTCAGGCTGGCTCGGCCGGTTCTTGGCGCCAAGGTTGCGACGCGATGGGCACGAGGTCGTAGGGCTCGATGTAGTGGATGGGAAAGACACGACAGTGGTGGGCAGCGTCTTCGACCGTTCGTTGATCGATAGGATTTTCACAGACAATGACATAACAACGGTAGTTCACTGTGGTGCGCTGCATAAGCCTGACATAGCTCGCTATTCTGCGAGGGCCTTTGTTGATGTCAACGTAGGCATGAGCGGATTCTTCGGATCCCCATTTCATGCGTTCGGGACAAGCCAGCGAGCCGACGACGCGAAAGCATGCCGGGCAAAACGCGTTTAA
- a CDS encoding AAA family ATPase translates to MTDSATHETSKRRNEMNFDETHAFIDRIRSRIAEVVVGQEVVVERLLIALFTGGHVLLQGVPGLAKTLLVSAMAKSVHLEFSRIQFTVDLLPSDIVGSEILDQKSNDFRVHQGPIFTNLLLADEINRAAPKVQSALLEAMQEHKVTIGNETFALPAPFLVIATQNPVEQSGTFELPEAQLDRFMLCHRLTYPTPEEEREVLMRNARLGIRREGSGAVARTEFDVLEHSPVGTGGDLIAAMEAVQDIHVSETFADHVVEIVNQTRQDDRLDFGCSPRAGIALIKSARARALIQGRHYVVPDDLFALAEDVMLHRIRLNYEALADGLTGTDVLQQIMAGVGRKVAGRNGQTV, encoded by the coding sequence ATGACCGATTCAGCGACGCATGAGACGTCCAAACGCCGAAATGAGATGAATTTTGATGAAACGCACGCCTTCATCGATCGCATTCGCAGCCGGATCGCCGAGGTGGTGGTCGGCCAAGAGGTCGTGGTGGAACGGCTTTTGATCGCGTTGTTTACCGGTGGGCATGTGTTGTTGCAGGGTGTGCCGGGCTTGGCCAAGACGCTGCTCGTGTCCGCGATGGCGAAAAGTGTCCACCTGGAGTTTAGCCGGATTCAGTTCACCGTCGACTTGTTGCCGTCGGATATCGTCGGAAGTGAAATTCTAGACCAAAAGTCCAATGACTTTCGGGTTCACCAAGGTCCGATCTTCACGAACCTGTTGCTCGCCGATGAAATCAACCGTGCCGCACCGAAGGTTCAAAGCGCCTTGTTGGAAGCGATGCAGGAACACAAGGTGACGATCGGTAACGAAACGTTCGCCCTGCCGGCTCCGTTTCTGGTCATCGCGACTCAAAACCCGGTGGAACAATCCGGAACGTTTGAATTGCCCGAAGCACAGTTGGACCGATTCATGCTGTGCCATCGATTGACGTACCCGACGCCGGAAGAGGAGCGCGAAGTGTTGATGAGGAACGCGCGGCTGGGGATTCGGCGTGAAGGATCCGGTGCGGTCGCGCGAACGGAATTCGATGTTTTGGAACACAGCCCGGTCGGAACCGGTGGTGACTTGATCGCCGCGATGGAAGCCGTTCAGGATATCCATGTCAGCGAAACGTTCGCCGATCACGTGGTCGAGATCGTCAATCAAACCCGGCAGGATGATCGGTTGGATTTCGGTTGCAGCCCGCGGGCGGGAATCGCTTTGATCAAGTCGGCCCGCGCCCGCGCGTTGATTCAAGGTCGACATTACGTTGTGCCGGATGACTTGTTCGCGCTCGCCGAAGACGTGATGTTGCACCGGATCCGTTTGAATTACGAAGCGTTGGCGGACGGGCTGACCGGAACTGACGTGCTGCAGCAAATCATGGCCGGTGTCGGCCGCAAGGTGGCCGGTCGCAACGGCCAAACCGTCTAG